The following proteins are co-located in the Pan troglodytes isolate AG18354 chromosome 5, NHGRI_mPanTro3-v2.0_pri, whole genome shotgun sequence genome:
- the SAPCD1 gene encoding suppressor APC domain-containing protein 1 isoform X2 produces the protein MGSQGSGGVPLVQAPYTVLLLPLGTSRQDPGAQSFFLWLRRMQALEREQDALWQGLELLQHGQAWFEDHLREAQRQQLHLGALGENFLTDLHSEPGRPPLAQIQKVNICLQNLIHEKFSPSPLNKASSCTTQDSKERRREQNLWQQQELSRQQKGVTQPKEEMAQRGCTKGPRGPTRV, from the exons ATGGGGAGCCAGGGCTCTGGCGGGGTGCCCTTGGTGCAGGCTCCCTACACAGTCCTGCTGCTGCCGCTGGGGACAAGCCGCCAAGACCCAGGGGCCCAGAGCTTCTTCCTTTGG CTACGGAGGATGCAGGCTCTGGAGAGAGAACAGGATGCCCTGTGGCAGGGTCTGGAGCTGCTACAGCATGGCCAGGCCTGGTTTGAAGACCATCTGAGGGAGGCACAGCGACAGCAGCTGCATCTAGGGGCCCTTGGTGAG AATTTTCTAACAGATTTACACTCAGAGCCTGGTCGCCCCCCGTTAGCCCAGATTCAAAAGGTGAACATCTGTTTGCAGAATCTGATTCATGAGAAG TTCTCCCCAAGTCCACTGAACAAGGCTAGTTCCTGCACCACCCAGGATTCAAAGGAAAGACGAAGGGAGCAGAACTTGTGGCAGCAACAG GAGTTGTCAAGGCAGCAGAAAGGAGTCACCCAGCCAAAGGAGGAGATGGCTCAGCGGGGCTGCACCAAGGGGCCAAGAGGCCCTACCCGTGTCTAA
- the VWA7 gene encoding von Willebrand factor A domain-containing protein 7 yields MLPTEVPQSHPGPSALLLLQLLLPPTSAFFPNIWSLLAAPGSITHQDLTEEAALNVTLQLFLEQPPPGRPPLRLEDFLGRTLLADDLFAAYFGPGSSRRFRAALGEVSRANAAQDFLPTSRNDPDLHFDAERLGQGRARLVGALRETVVAARALDHTLARQRLGAALHALQDFYSHSNWVELGEQQPHPHLLWPRQELQNLAQVADPTCSDCEELSCPRNWLGFTLLTSGYFGTHPPKPPGKCSHGGHFDRSSSQPPRGGINKDSTSPGFSPHHMLHLQAAKLALLASIQAFGLLRSRLGDRDFSRLLDITPASSLSFVLDTTGSMGEEINAAKIQARHIAEQRRGSPMEPVHYVLVPFHDPGFGPVFTTSDPDSFWQQLNEIHALGGGDEPEMCLSALQLALLHTPPLSDIFVFTDASPKDAFLTNQVESLTQERRCRVTFLVTEDTSRVQGRARREILSPLRFEPYKAVALASGGEVIFTKDQHIRDVAAIVGESMAALVTLPLDPPVVVPGQPLVFSVDGLLQKITIRIHGDISSFWIKNPAGVSQGQEEGVGPLGHTRRFGQFWMVTMDDPPQTGTWEIQVTAEDTPGVRVQAQTSLDFLFHFGIPMEDGPHPGLYPLTQPVAGLQTQLLVEVTGLGSRANPGDPQPHFSHVILRGVPEGAELGQVPLEPVGPPERGLLTASLLPTLLSTPRPFSLELIGQDTAGRRLHRAAPQPSTVVPVLLELSGPSGFLAPGSKVPLSLRIASFSGPQDLNLRTFVNPSFSLTSNLSRAHLELNESAWGRLWLEVPDSAAPDSVVMVTVTAAGREANPVPPTHAFLRLLVSAPAPQDQHTTPTGSSDTILTTATPAFSPFTLVTQGRAGAGLATGSPWWGTVGGVLLLLGLASW; encoded by the exons ATGCTCCCCACGGAGGTCCCCCAATCCCACCCGGGCCCCTCAGCGTTGCTTCTGCTGCAGCTGTTGCTGCCCCCCACATCTGCCTTCTTCCCCAACATCTGGAGCCTGCTGGCTGCCCCTGGCTCCATCACCCACCAAGACCTAACTGAGGAGGCAGCGCTCAACGTCACCCTGCAGCTCTTCCTGGAGCAGCCACCCCCAGGCCGCCCCCCTCTTCGTCTTGAGGACTTCCTG GGTCGAACACTCCTTGCTGATGACCTCTTTGCCGCCTACTTTGGACCTGGTTCTTCTCGGCGGTTCCGAGCAGCCTTAGGTGAGGTGTCTCGTGCCAATGCAGCCCAGGACTTCCTGCCAACTTCCAGGAATGACCCCGACCTGCACTTTGATGCTGAGCGACTGGGTCAGGGACGCGCGCGCCTGGTAGGGGCTCTGCGGGAGACCGTGGTGGCAGCCAGAGCCCTTGACCACACCCTGGCTCGCCAGCGCCTCGGGGCTGCACTTCATGCCCTGCAG GATTTCTACAGTCATAGCAACTGGGTGGAGCTGGGCGAGCAGCAGCCACACCCTCACCTCCTCTGGCCAAGGCAGGAGCTCCAGAACCTGGCACAAG TGGCCGATCCTACCTGCTCCGATTGCGAGGAGTTGAGCTGCCCCAGGAATTGGCTGGGCTTCACACTCCTCACCTCTGGCTACTTTGGAACTCATCCCCCGAAACCTCCAG GGAAATGTAGCCACGGGGGCCATTTTGACCGGAGCAGCTCCCAGCCACCGAGGGGAGGCATCAACAAGGACAGCACATCCCCAGGCTTCTCCCCTCACCACATGCTGCACCTCCAGGCTGCAAAACTGGCCCTTCTAGCCTCCATCCAGGCCTTCGGCCTTCTGCGAAGCCGCCTGGGAGACAGGGATTTCTCCAG GCTGCTGGACATcaccccagcctccagcctgagCTTTGTCCTGGACACCACGGGCAGCATGGGTGAGGAGATCAACGCTGCCAAAATCCAGGCTCGCCACATTGCGGAGCAGCGGAGAGGCAGCCCCATGGAGCCTGTCCACTATGTCCTGGTGCCTTTTCATGACCCAG gGTTCGGCCCTGTCTTTACAACCAGTGACCCTGACAGCTTCTGGCAACAGCTTAATGAGATCCATGCCTTGGGGGGTGGAGACGAGCCTGAGATGTGCCTGTCAGCCCTGCAG CTGGCCCTGCTGCACACACCTCCACTCTCAGATATCTTTGTCTTCACGGATGCCTCCCCCAAGGATGCCTTTCTCACCAACCAGGTGGAATCCCTGACTCAGGAGCGGCGCTGCCGG GTAACATTCCTGGTGACTGAAGATACATCAAGGGTTCAGGGTCGAGCTCGGCGTGAGATCTTGTCCCCTCTGCGTTTTGAGCCATACAAAGCAGTGGCCCTGGCCTCAGGAGGAGAGGTGATCTTCACCAAAGACCAGCACATTCGAGACGTGGCAGCCATTGTTGGGGAGAGCATGGCTGCCCTG GTGACTCTTCCCCTGGACCCTCCTGTTGTGGTGCCTGGGCAGCCACTTGTGTTCAGTGTGGATGGGCTGCTCCAGAAGATCACAATCCGGATCCATGGAGACATCAGCAGCTTCTGGATCAAGAACCCTGCAG GGGTCTCCCAGGGCCAGGAGGAAGGCGTGGGTCCTCTAGGTCACACTCGCCGCTTTGGGCAGTTCTGGATGGTGACCATGGATGACCCTCCACAGACAGGAACCTGGGAGATCCAGGTCACAGCTGAGGACACCCCTGGGGTGAGAGTGCAAG CCCAGACCTCCCTGGACTTCCTCTTCCACTTTGGGATCCCCATGGAGGATGGACCCCACCCTGGCCTCTACCCCCTGACTCAGCCAGTTGCAG GTCTTCAGACCCAGCTGCTGGTAGAAGTGACAGGGTTGGGTTCCAGAGCCAATCCTGGGGATCCTCAGCCGCATTTCTCCCACGTCATCCTTCGAGGGGTCCCAGAGGGTGCCGAACTAGGCCAGGTGCCCTTGGAGCCCGTGGGACCTCCGGAGCGAGGTCTCCTCACAGCCTCGCTGTTGCCCACGCTGCTGTCCACCCCTAGACCCTTCTCCCTGGAGCTGATTGGCCAGGACACAGCGGGGCGGCGCCTGCACAGGGCTGCCCCTCAGCCTAGCACTGTAGTCCCTGTCCTTCTGGAG CTTAGTGGCCCCTCGGGTTTCTTGGCCCCGGGCAGCAAAGTCCCACTCAGTCTCCGCATCGCCAGCTTCTCGGGCCCTCAGGATCTTAACCTTAGGACTTTCGTCAACCCCAGCTTCTCCCTCACCTCCAACCTCTCCAG GGCTCACCTGGAACTGAATGAGTCGGCCTGGGGCCGCCTGTGGCTGGAGGTCCCAGATTCAGCGGCCCCGGATTCCGTGGTGATGGTGACTGTGACTGCAGCGGGACGAGAAGCCAACCCAGTACCCCCGACTCATGCTTTCCTCCGGCTCCTGGTATCGGCCCCAGCCCCGCAG GACCAGCACACCACCCCTACCGGCTCATCTGACACGATCCTCACCACGGCCACCCCTGCCTTTTCCCCCTTCACATTGGTGACTCaaggcagggctggggcagggctggCTACGGGCAGCCCCTGGTGGGGCACAGTTGGAGGGGTGCTACTTCTGCTAGGCCTGGCCTCCTGGTGA
- the SAPCD1 gene encoding suppressor APC domain-containing protein 1 isoform X1 yields the protein MGSQGSGGVPLVQAPYTVLLLPLGTSRQDPGAQSFFLWLRRMQALEREQDALWQGLELLQHGQAWFEDHLREAQRQQLHLGALGENFLTDLHSEPGRPPLAQIQKVNICLQNLIHEKFSPSPLNKASSCTTQDSKERRREQNLWQQQVNFKKEGRSPTLQGWEEPRGPICFSSPPGVVKAAERSHPAKGGDGSAGLHQGAKRPYPCLNPPLTPLSLVKESEAPGSFFCFLTQQLKNGSR from the exons ATGGGGAGCCAGGGCTCTGGCGGGGTGCCCTTGGTGCAGGCTCCCTACACAGTCCTGCTGCTGCCGCTGGGGACAAGCCGCCAAGACCCAGGGGCCCAGAGCTTCTTCCTTTGG CTACGGAGGATGCAGGCTCTGGAGAGAGAACAGGATGCCCTGTGGCAGGGTCTGGAGCTGCTACAGCATGGCCAGGCCTGGTTTGAAGACCATCTGAGGGAGGCACAGCGACAGCAGCTGCATCTAGGGGCCCTTGGTGAG AATTTTCTAACAGATTTACACTCAGAGCCTGGTCGCCCCCCGTTAGCCCAGATTCAAAAGGTGAACATCTGTTTGCAGAATCTGATTCATGAGAAG TTCTCCCCAAGTCCACTGAACAAGGCTAGTTCCTGCACCACCCAGGATTCAAAGGAAAGACGAAGGGAGCAGAACTTGTGGCAGCAACAGGTAAACTTCAAGAAGGAGGGCAGGAGCCCCACCCTACAGGGCTGGGAGGAGCCCAGAGGCCCCATCTGTTTCTCCTCTCCTCCAGGAGTTGTCAAGGCAGCAGAAAGGAGTCACCCAGCCAAAGGAGGAGATGGCTCAGCGGGGCTGCACCAAGGGGCCAAGAGGCCCTACCCGTGTCTAAACCCTCCTCTCACTCCCCTAAGCCTGGTGAAAGAGTCAGAAGCCCCAGgctcctttttctgtttcttaactcAACAGCTAAAAAATGGCTCCAGGTAG